The window GCCGGAAGACCGGCCCTTGAAATCCGACACGGCGGTGCAGGTCTCAGACAAACTGGTTGGGGCGGTCCTGTCAGAGAACGGTCTCGCCCTGAAATCTCACGGTCTGAGCTTCGTGGGTGGTCGTTTGGCGGGGGGTAATCTCGACCGGAGCGAGCTTTTGTCCCTTCGCGAGAAAGAGCTGCAGGACTTTCTGAAAGAGACAGTGTCGGAGCTTGCGACCGGCCCGCGTTTTGACTCTCTACCCACGCCGGAGACGAACGCTGCGGATGTCCGGGCTGAGCTGGACATAGCCCGCAGAACAGCCACGGAGATAATCAAGCTTCGCTCATTCATCAAGGCGTCGTTGGAGGTTGAGGTCGAGGAGGTTTCAGAGGTAGTTAAGCAACTGAAGTCCTCGATAGTCGAGGGGCTTAGGCCGTCTAGTGCAGGGGATAAGGATGTCAGAGAACTTCAGGCCGTTGTCGCCTCGCTGAGGCGAGATATTGCGAGGCTCGGGAAGCAGGTTCAGGATGAGATGTCCCAAGCCCTCAGGTCAGACATGATAAAGGATTTTCTCTTTGTGATTGACGATCTTTCTCGTATTATGAAGCACGTTAAGAATGACACCACCCGTGGTCTCTATGAGGGGCTTGAGATGGTTGTCTCAAGGCTGGAAAGGGCGTTTATGGCGCACGACATCCGTCGCATTAAAGCGATAGGTGAGATGTTTGATCCGTCCGTGCATGATTGTGCGGACATAAAGAAAGTGGCTGGCTGCAAGGATGGCGTTGTTTTGGAGGAAGTGTCGTGTGGGTTTACGATCGGCGATAAGGTGTTGCGGCCGGCAAAAGTTATTGTCTGCGGATAATCAAAAACAAGTGAATGGGAGTTCCCCATGGGGTTCATAGTAGGAATAGACTTAGGCACAACCAACTCGGCGGTAGCCATAATCGACAACGGGTCCCCGCGGATAATCCCAAACAGAGACGGTATGCCAGTTACTCCATCAGTCGTGGGGCTATTTGAGGAGAAGGGCAAGACCAGGGTAGTCGTGGGCGAGCAGGCCAAGAGGCAGCTTGTGGTCCACCCAGAACGAACTGTTGCGGAGATCAAGCGTTCAATGGGGACAGACTATCGCGTGACCCTTCTGGACCGCGAATACTCGCCTCAGGAGGTCTCTGCTGCGATTTTAAGAAGCCTCAAGGACGACGTTGAGCTGTTCCTGGGCGAGTCTGTGACCGACGCCGTGATCACCGTTCCGGCCTATTTCCAGGACGCCCAACGGCAGGCAACAAAGGACGCTGGGGAGATAGCTGGGCTTACTGTCCGCCGAATAATAAACGAGCCCACGGCCGCCGCGCTCGCCTACGACGTTGACCGGCGCTCCGACCAGATGCTCTTGGTTTACGACCTCGGTGGTGGGACGTTTGACGTTTCGATAATCGAGGTGAATCCGGGGATAATGGAAGTAATCGCGACGACAGGAGACTCGCATCTCGGGGGGACGGACTTTGACCACCGGATCGTTGACTGGGTCCTGGCGTGGTTCGAGGAGGAGTATGGGATCGACTTGCGCAAGGACCTTGTTGTGATGCAGCAGCTGAAACAGGTTTGCGAACAGGCCAAGATAGAGCTTTCATCGAATGCGAAGGCCGTCATCAGTATCCCCGCGATAGCCAGCAAAGGCAAGGAGGTAATAAACCTCTCGAAGGAGATCACCCGGTTAACGCTCGAGGACCTGATCAAGGATTATTTGGATCGGACGATAGATTTCACCAATCAGGCCTTGGAGGACTCTGAACTTACAAACCAGGAGATAAGTCAGGTGCTTCTGGTTGGCGGTTCGACCAAGATTCCGCTTGTCAGGCAAATGATCAGAAGCCGGATGAAGAAAGAGCCCTCGACGAACATTGATCCTGACGAGTGCGTGGCTTTGGGCGCGGCAGTTCAGGCGGGGCTAATCACGGGCCAGATCAAGGAGCTGGTGCTCTCCGACATCCTTTCTCATTCGCTCGGGACAGAGACGATCGGCGACACATTCGACATGCTTATCTCGAAGCACTCGTTCATCCCAACCAGCGTGAGCCAGGATTACACGACCGTGGTGGAGAATCAGCCGAGAGTTAGGATCAACGTCGTGGAGGGCGAGAGCCAAGTGGCCTCTGAGGACATCAGGCTCGGCACGTTCATCCTCGATGGCATTCCTCCTGGCCCGCCCGGCTCGCAGACGATTCGCGTGAAGTTCGACATCGACAATAACGGGATACTAACTGTAACCGCAACTAACCTTGAGACAGGCAAGGGTAACCAGATCACCATCGAGGCGTCCAAGACCAGGCTCTCGGACGAGGAGATCGTTCGGGCCAAGGACAACTTGGAAGAGCTGGCCGAGGAGGCAAGTTCCCGTAAGGAAGCCCTGCCGGACACTTACCGGGAGGCCATGGCGCTCATCACGCGGGCAGAGGGGATGGAGTTCAGAGTAACCGAGA of the bacterium genome contains:
- the grpE gene encoding nucleotide exchange factor GrpE gives rise to the protein PEDRPLKSDTAVQVSDKLVGAVLSENGLALKSHGLSFVGGRLAGGNLDRSELLSLREKELQDFLKETVSELATGPRFDSLPTPETNAADVRAELDIARRTATEIIKLRSFIKASLEVEVEEVSEVVKQLKSSIVEGLRPSSAGDKDVRELQAVVASLRRDIARLGKQVQDEMSQALRSDMIKDFLFVIDDLSRIMKHVKNDTTRGLYEGLEMVVSRLERAFMAHDIRRIKAIGEMFDPSVHDCADIKKVAGCKDGVVLEEVSCGFTIGDKVLRPAKVIVCG
- a CDS encoding Hsp70 family protein, translated to MGFIVGIDLGTTNSAVAIIDNGSPRIIPNRDGMPVTPSVVGLFEEKGKTRVVVGEQAKRQLVVHPERTVAEIKRSMGTDYRVTLLDREYSPQEVSAAILRSLKDDVELFLGESVTDAVITVPAYFQDAQRQATKDAGEIAGLTVRRIINEPTAAALAYDVDRRSDQMLLVYDLGGGTFDVSIIEVNPGIMEVIATTGDSHLGGTDFDHRIVDWVLAWFEEEYGIDLRKDLVVMQQLKQVCEQAKIELSSNAKAVISIPAIASKGKEVINLSKEITRLTLEDLIKDYLDRTIDFTNQALEDSELTNQEISQVLLVGGSTKIPLVRQMIRSRMKKEPSTNIDPDECVALGAAVQAGLITGQIKELVLSDILSHSLGTETIGDTFDMLISKHSFIPTSVSQDYTTVVENQPRVRINVVEGESQVASEDIRLGTFILDGIPPGPPGSQTIRVKFDIDNNGILTVTATNLETGKGNQITIEASKTRLSDEEIVRAKDNLEELAEEASSRKEALPDTYREAMALITRAEGMEFRVTEMEVKKLRELIHEIEIAMSLNKSDDVLERSDELSELLFDLEDAYGHVDESEDEATDEGELAD